Proteins encoded in a region of the Eulemur rufifrons isolate Redbay chromosome 15, OSU_ERuf_1, whole genome shotgun sequence genome:
- the DLK2 gene encoding protein delta homolog 2 isoform X1 has protein sequence MPSGCRCLHLVCLLCILGAPGQRVRADDCSSHCDLAHGCCAPDGSCRCDPGWEGLHCERCVRMPGCQHGTCHQPWQCICHSGWAGKFCDKDEHICTTQSPCRNGGQCIYDGGGEYHCVCLPGFHGHDCERKAGPCEQAGSPCRNGGQCQDDQGFALNFTCRCLAGFVGARCEVNVDDCLMRPCANGATCLDGINRFSCLCPEGFAGRFCTINLDDCASRPCQRGARCRDRVHDFDCLCPSGYGGKTCELVLPVPDLATTLNIPLGPTSAVVAPATKPAPHSAGAGLLRISVKEVVRRQEAGLGEPSLVALVVFGALTAALVLATMLLTLRAWRRGVCPPGLCCYPAPHYAPACQDQECQVSMLPAGLPLPPDLPPEPGKTTAL, from the exons ATGCCCAGCGGCTGCCGCTGCCTACATCTCGTGTGCCTGTTGTGCATCCTGGGGGCGCCCGGTCAGCGTGTCCGAG CCGATGACTGCAGCTCCCACTGTGACCTGGCCCACGGCTGCTGTGCACCTGATGGCTCCTGCAG GTGTGACCCAGGCTGGGAGGGCCTGCACTGTGAGCGCTGTGTGAGGATGCCTGGCTGCCAGCACggtacctgccaccagccctGGCAGTGCATCTGCCACAGCGGTTGGGCTGGAAAGTTCTGTGACAAAG ATGAGCACATCTGTACCACGCAGTCCCCCTGCCGGAATGGAGGCCAGTGCATATATGACGGGGGCGGTGAGTACCACTGTGTGTGCCTACCAGGCTTCCACGGGCATGACTGCGAGCGCAAGGCCGGGCCCTGTGAACAGGCGGG ctccccatGCCGGAATGGCGGGCAGTGCCAGGATGACCAGGGCTTTGCCCTCAACTTCACGTGCCGCTGCCTGGCAGGCTTTGTGGGTGCTCGCTGTGAGGTGAATGTAGATGACTGCCTGATGCGGCCTTGCGCTAACGGTGCCACCTGCCTCGATGGCATAAACcgcttctcctgcctctgcccggAGGGCTTTGCTGGACGCTTCTGCACCATCAACCTGGATGACTGTGCCAGCCGCCCATGCCAGAGAGGTGCCCGCTGTCGGGACCGTGTCCATGACTTTGACTGTCTCTGCCCCAGTGGCTATGGTGGCAAGACTTGTGAGCTTGTCTTACCCGTCCCAGATCTTGCCACCACACTGAACATCCCCCTAGGGCCCACTTCAGCTGTGGTGGCACCTGCCACGAAGCCAGCCCCCCACAGCGCAGGGGCCGGGCTGCTGCGGATCTCAGTGAAGGAGGTGGTGCGGAGGCAAGAAGCCGGGCTGGGTGAGCCTAGCCTGGTGGCCCTGGTGGTGTTTGGGGCCCTCACTGCTGCCCTGGTCCTGGCCACCATGTTGCTGACCCTGAGGGCCTGGCGCCGGGGTGTCTGCCCCCCCGGACTCTGTTGCTACCCTGCCCCCCACTATGCCCCGGCGTGCCAGGACCAGGAGTGTCAGGTTAGCATGCTGCCAGCAGGGCTCCCCCTGCCACCTGACCTGCCACCTGAGCCTGGAAAGACCACAGCACTGTGA
- the DLK2 gene encoding protein delta homolog 2 isoform X2 → MPSGCRCLHLVCLLCILGAPGQRVRADDCSSHCDLAHGCCAPDGSCRCDPGWEGLHCERCVRMPGCQHGTCHQPWQCICHSGWAGKFCFHGHDCERKAGPCEQAGSPCRNGGQCQDDQGFALNFTCRCLAGFVGARCEVNVDDCLMRPCANGATCLDGINRFSCLCPEGFAGRFCTINLDDCASRPCQRGARCRDRVHDFDCLCPSGYGGKTCELVLPVPDLATTLNIPLGPTSAVVAPATKPAPHSAGAGLLRISVKEVVRRQEAGLGEPSLVALVVFGALTAALVLATMLLTLRAWRRGVCPPGLCCYPAPHYAPACQDQECQVSMLPAGLPLPPDLPPEPGKTTAL, encoded by the exons ATGCCCAGCGGCTGCCGCTGCCTACATCTCGTGTGCCTGTTGTGCATCCTGGGGGCGCCCGGTCAGCGTGTCCGAG CCGATGACTGCAGCTCCCACTGTGACCTGGCCCACGGCTGCTGTGCACCTGATGGCTCCTGCAG GTGTGACCCAGGCTGGGAGGGCCTGCACTGTGAGCGCTGTGTGAGGATGCCTGGCTGCCAGCACggtacctgccaccagccctGGCAGTGCATCTGCCACAGCGGTTGGGCTGGAAAGTTCT GCTTCCACGGGCATGACTGCGAGCGCAAGGCCGGGCCCTGTGAACAGGCGGG ctccccatGCCGGAATGGCGGGCAGTGCCAGGATGACCAGGGCTTTGCCCTCAACTTCACGTGCCGCTGCCTGGCAGGCTTTGTGGGTGCTCGCTGTGAGGTGAATGTAGATGACTGCCTGATGCGGCCTTGCGCTAACGGTGCCACCTGCCTCGATGGCATAAACcgcttctcctgcctctgcccggAGGGCTTTGCTGGACGCTTCTGCACCATCAACCTGGATGACTGTGCCAGCCGCCCATGCCAGAGAGGTGCCCGCTGTCGGGACCGTGTCCATGACTTTGACTGTCTCTGCCCCAGTGGCTATGGTGGCAAGACTTGTGAGCTTGTCTTACCCGTCCCAGATCTTGCCACCACACTGAACATCCCCCTAGGGCCCACTTCAGCTGTGGTGGCACCTGCCACGAAGCCAGCCCCCCACAGCGCAGGGGCCGGGCTGCTGCGGATCTCAGTGAAGGAGGTGGTGCGGAGGCAAGAAGCCGGGCTGGGTGAGCCTAGCCTGGTGGCCCTGGTGGTGTTTGGGGCCCTCACTGCTGCCCTGGTCCTGGCCACCATGTTGCTGACCCTGAGGGCCTGGCGCCGGGGTGTCTGCCCCCCCGGACTCTGTTGCTACCCTGCCCCCCACTATGCCCCGGCGTGCCAGGACCAGGAGTGTCAGGTTAGCATGCTGCCAGCAGGGCTCCCCCTGCCACCTGACCTGCCACCTGAGCCTGGAAAGACCACAGCACTGTGA